Proteins encoded together in one Microbacterium oxydans window:
- a CDS encoding ROK family protein, with product MTESSRTEATRPSPRSETRAVPSTADGLRRENLSRVLTLVHRHGSLTRSRVTHLTGLSRTAVGALLGELVEHGILTQTDPLPTEKAGRPSANYSTRDDLVGVAVNADVRGVRVGFSRLDGSVHESRMIPLSGRPTPRTAAETVAAAITAHREKFPGERLVGIGAAIPGRVDPTARLVTWAPYLEWEQEPFAQALEDRTGLPTRLGYDAELAVTTETMWGAARGSRNTTYIYGGPGGIGGSAIVADRILVGGNNLASRLGHLTVDMDGVECACGSRGCFEPTVAFRHYEAALGDDLSSFADFGAALRATRRPEVSALLDRDAEYLGRVLRSIVLVYDPEMIMLGGFLTGVLEQRRAELERAVAAATLTAISRPPLLQPTQFGADQLLVGAGALAFRGLLDDPADFLLDVDREASPA from the coding sequence ATGACCGAGTCCAGCCGCACGGAAGCCACGCGACCGTCGCCGAGATCCGAGACGCGCGCCGTGCCCAGCACGGCCGACGGGCTCCGCCGCGAGAACCTCAGCCGCGTGCTCACCCTGGTGCACCGTCACGGCTCACTGACGAGATCACGCGTGACCCACCTCACCGGCCTCAGTCGAACGGCGGTCGGTGCGCTCCTCGGCGAGCTCGTGGAACACGGCATCCTCACCCAGACCGACCCGCTTCCCACCGAGAAGGCCGGGCGACCGTCGGCGAACTACTCCACGCGCGACGACCTCGTCGGCGTCGCCGTCAACGCCGACGTGCGGGGAGTGCGGGTGGGCTTCAGCCGTCTGGACGGCAGCGTCCACGAGTCGCGGATGATCCCCCTGTCCGGCCGGCCGACGCCCAGGACCGCCGCGGAGACCGTAGCGGCAGCGATCACCGCGCACCGCGAGAAGTTCCCCGGCGAGCGGCTCGTCGGCATCGGCGCAGCCATCCCCGGCCGAGTGGACCCGACCGCACGCCTCGTGACCTGGGCGCCGTACCTGGAGTGGGAGCAGGAACCGTTCGCGCAGGCCCTCGAAGACCGCACGGGCCTTCCCACCCGTCTGGGTTACGACGCCGAGCTGGCCGTCACGACCGAGACGATGTGGGGAGCCGCCAGGGGAAGCAGGAACACGACCTACATCTACGGCGGCCCGGGCGGCATCGGCGGCTCCGCGATCGTCGCGGATCGCATCCTCGTCGGCGGGAACAACCTCGCGTCTCGCCTGGGCCACCTCACCGTGGACATGGACGGCGTCGAATGCGCCTGCGGCTCGCGCGGGTGCTTCGAGCCGACCGTCGCGTTCCGACATTACGAGGCAGCCCTCGGGGACGACCTGAGCAGCTTCGCCGACTTCGGCGCCGCCCTGCGCGCGACTCGGCGCCCTGAGGTGTCGGCACTCCTCGATCGCGACGCCGAGTACCTCGGGCGTGTGCTGCGCTCGATCGTCCTCGTGTACGACCCCGAGATGATCATGCTCGGCGGATTCCTGACCGGGGTGCTGGAACAGCGTCGCGCTGAGCTCGAACGCGCGGTGGCCGCCGCGACCCTGACGGCGATCTCACGTCCGCCCCTGCTCCAGCCCACCCAGTTCGGCGCCGACCAGCTCCTCGTCGGAGCCGGAGCACTCGCGTTCCGCGGCCTGCTCGACGATCCGGCTGACTTCCTGCTGGACGTCGATCGCGAAGCCTCTCCCGCATGA
- a CDS encoding GlxA family transcriptional regulator, with protein MAAPRVTVIAVEGISPFHLSVPSLVWGGETPVGEIDPWPIRVAALRAGTLRTSADFDIDVRHGLEAVRGADVVVVPWWGEPGSAAPDELSLALRDARDEGAELVGLCLGAFPLADSGVLDGRTATTHWKWADVFRQRFPRVALEPEELYIDGGRIITGAGATAGIDACLHLLARREGQHVANRVARRIVAPPHRAGGQAQFIERPIPESGGDPAADAMRWAAANLETDLSIDVLAARAHLSRSSFTRAFRARTGSTVAKWVLAQRLAAARELLETTALPIDAVAATTGFGGAALFRQHFGRAFGATPSQYRSAFRAP; from the coding sequence ATGGCCGCTCCGCGTGTGACCGTGATCGCGGTGGAGGGAATCAGCCCGTTCCATCTCTCCGTCCCCTCGCTGGTGTGGGGCGGGGAGACGCCCGTCGGCGAGATCGACCCGTGGCCGATCCGGGTCGCGGCGCTCCGGGCGGGCACCCTGCGCACCTCGGCCGACTTCGACATCGATGTCCGCCACGGGCTGGAGGCCGTCCGTGGGGCCGACGTGGTGGTCGTCCCGTGGTGGGGCGAGCCGGGGAGCGCAGCGCCGGACGAGTTGTCCCTCGCCCTGCGGGACGCACGCGACGAGGGCGCCGAACTGGTCGGACTCTGCCTGGGCGCGTTCCCTCTCGCCGACAGCGGGGTGCTCGACGGCCGCACGGCGACCACGCACTGGAAGTGGGCCGACGTCTTCCGGCAGCGCTTCCCCCGCGTGGCCCTGGAGCCGGAGGAGCTGTACATCGACGGGGGGCGCATCATCACGGGCGCCGGCGCCACCGCGGGCATCGACGCCTGCCTGCACCTGCTCGCCCGCAGAGAGGGTCAGCACGTCGCGAACCGTGTCGCCCGGAGGATCGTCGCACCGCCGCACCGTGCCGGCGGGCAGGCGCAGTTCATCGAGCGGCCGATCCCCGAGAGCGGAGGAGACCCGGCCGCCGACGCGATGCGCTGGGCGGCGGCGAACCTCGAGACCGACCTCTCCATCGACGTCCTCGCCGCACGCGCGCACCTGAGCCGCAGCTCCTTCACCCGCGCCTTCCGCGCCCGTACGGGATCGACGGTCGCGAAGTGGGTGCTCGCGCAGCGGCTCGCCGCGGCCAGGGAACTGCTCGAGACCACCGCGCTGCCGATCGACGCCGTGGCCGCGACGACCGGGTTCGGCGGTGCCGCGCTCTTCCGCCAGCACTTCGGGCGGGCGTTCGGCGCGACTCCGAGTCAGTACCGGTCGGCCTTCCGCGCGCCCTGA
- a CDS encoding Bcr/CflA family efflux MFS transporter, with product MTAGAAAAADDPIRRRRVLYAVTLGILQTISTLTIDIYLPAFPQIAAEFAASQAAVQFTFTGAMIGSLFGQLLAGPLSDMVGRKAPLLAACGLHIVASLLCAVAPSAEMLAGARFVLGLAAAATGVIALSIVRDLYSGHAMVRMLSNMALISGLAVAVGPLLGSTLLQIMPWRLVFVTLACYGVIVALLCGSVLTETLPLRARHRDGVVRRFRGLVEVFHDRTYRGLALTSAFMWGGMFSYLAASSFLFQQVFGLTPTGYGLVFATHALFMLAGNQLSGRVSRRLGFHALLLIGVVGTVMSTAVMAAIQLATPDAGIFGVLGPLWAFTFFLGLSTPSIQAAAMSRHEGVVAGAAASGVGASRQLLGAIASPLAGLVGITSGLPVAIIMFTGQALALVALWAFVLRSPRAPGGH from the coding sequence ATGACGGCGGGTGCAGCAGCCGCGGCGGATGACCCGATCCGTCGACGGCGGGTCCTCTATGCCGTGACACTCGGCATCCTGCAGACGATCTCGACCTTGACGATCGACATCTACCTCCCCGCTTTCCCACAGATCGCCGCCGAGTTCGCCGCGAGCCAAGCCGCCGTGCAGTTCACCTTCACCGGCGCGATGATCGGCAGCCTCTTCGGCCAGCTCCTCGCCGGGCCGCTCAGCGACATGGTGGGACGAAAGGCGCCGCTGCTCGCGGCATGCGGCCTGCATATCGTCGCGTCCCTCCTGTGCGCCGTGGCACCATCCGCCGAGATGCTCGCCGGCGCACGGTTCGTCCTCGGTCTCGCTGCGGCGGCCACCGGGGTCATCGCGCTCTCGATCGTGCGGGACTTGTACTCGGGTCACGCGATGGTGCGGATGCTGTCGAACATGGCGCTGATCTCGGGCCTGGCCGTGGCTGTCGGACCGCTGCTCGGCTCGACGCTCCTGCAGATCATGCCCTGGCGTCTCGTCTTCGTCACGCTCGCGTGCTACGGAGTGATCGTCGCCCTGCTGTGCGGCTCGGTCCTCACGGAGACCCTGCCGCTGCGCGCCCGTCATCGCGACGGCGTCGTGCGCCGATTCCGCGGCCTGGTCGAGGTGTTCCACGACCGCACGTACCGCGGCCTCGCCCTCACGAGCGCGTTCATGTGGGGCGGCATGTTCAGCTACCTCGCCGCCTCATCCTTCCTGTTCCAGCAGGTCTTCGGCCTGACACCCACCGGGTACGGCCTCGTGTTCGCGACGCACGCGCTGTTCATGCTCGCGGGCAATCAGCTCAGCGGACGCGTGTCCCGTCGACTCGGCTTCCATGCGCTGCTCCTGATCGGCGTCGTCGGCACGGTCATGTCCACCGCGGTCATGGCGGCGATCCAGCTCGCGACGCCCGACGCCGGCATCTTCGGCGTGCTCGGACCCCTGTGGGCGTTCACGTTCTTCCTCGGCCTGTCGACGCCGTCGATCCAGGCCGCCGCGATGTCGCGCCACGAAGGCGTGGTGGCCGGGGCCGCGGCATCCGGAGTCGGCGCCTCCCGGCAGCTGTTGGGTGCGATCGCGTCGCCCCTCGCCGGACTCGTGGGGATCACGTCCGGGTTGCCGGTCGCGATCATCATGTTCACCGGCCAGGCGCTCGCCCTAGTCGCGCTGTGGGCTTTCGTGCTGCGCTCCCCGCGGGCGCCGGGCGGGCACTGA